The genomic window GTCTACGGCATCTCCCCCGATACCGTCGCCAGCCATCAGAAATTCACTGAGAAGTTCTCCCTCCCCTTCCCACTGTTGGCCGATCCCGACCACGCCGTCGCCGAAAAATTCGGCGTCTGGGTCGAGAAAAATATGTACGGCAAGAAATCAATGGGAATCGCGCGCACGACCTTCATCATCCGCGGCTGCAAAATCGTCGACATCATCAAGAAGGTCGACACCGAAAACCACGCCCAGCAGGTGCTCGAACACCTGCCCGGCAAATAACTGCTTGGCCGCTCGTCAGAAACCGTTAGATTCCGGTCGTGGCTGACTTCGTCGAAATCTGCCCCGTTGGTGACATCCCCGCCACCGAACCCCTCACCCTCGAGGTCGATGGTATTCCCATTGCCATCGGCCGCGTCGGCGACAAATTCTACGCCATCGAGGATCGCTGCCCCCACCAGGGCTCCAGTTTCGATGGCGGTGAAATCGAGGACGACATTCTCACTTGCCCCCTCCATGGCTGGCGCACCAATCTCGTCACCGGCCAATCGCTCGATGTCCCCAGCCTCCACGTCAAAACCTTTCCCGTCGAAATCCGCGACGGCAAGGTCTACCTGAAACTCGACTGACATAACCCACCCCTTCATCGCCCCCCGTGGTGCGCGCCTGTAAGCCCCTGTAGCGTCCTCCTGTAGCGCCGACTTCAGTCGGCTGACACCATTGACGTTGCGGCAGGTCTTCCCGCGAAGTGCTCTCGACTCCTGATCAACCGCAAAACTTGCGCGCTTCGTGGGGCGACCTGCCGCTCGTCTCAGCCAGCACCCGTCGTCCACAAATCCCCTTAGTAAAGGGGGCCAGGGGGTTGTATTCGTTGCCCTCCGTCTCGAAGAAGCACCTCCATTTCCCGCTAAATTTTCCCATCCGAATCACGACTTATGTACTATAATGGGAAGACCCGGTAGCTGTTTGTGACGGACATTTTCTCGCTAAAGGAGATCGAATGAAGCGCCTGCTTTTTGCGATACTGCTCATTTCAACGTCCATCGTTTTCGCTCAGGATCGCGACAAAGAACGCGATATCGAGAAATTCTTTCTGCGCTACGTCGACGACCTCAAGGCCGGCCACTATGATGACGCCCTCAATCGCTGGGCCCTTCTCGATCGCACGATCTCCGACCAACTTCGACTTCACTACCTCAACGAACCCGTGAAGCTCGAGATGGAATCGCCTCTCTGGCTTAACCTTGACGCCCTGCGTTCAGGCAGCGCCTCAATTACGATCGATACCGTCCGCTTCAGCCGCGACTTCGCCGGCCTCAGCTACACCCTTGTCAATGGCAATAATCGCATTCCTGGCCGCGCCTACATGATGGCCGAATCCGTGCTGCAACCTTCGCTCGTCTCTCCGCTCCATGTCTATTGCGAGGCTTGGGAGGAAGTCCAATCGCAATACCTGAAAGTCAAATTCCGCGACCCGTCGCTCTTTGCCGGCGCCAATCTTGAACGCCTTGACAAATTCGTCGAAACGACAGCCAAGAAGCTCGGCGTTTCCAACGAACGCCTGATCATGCTGGAGACACTCAAGTTCAATGCCTTTATCTGCGAATCCTACGGCGAAGTTGAACAGATCACCGGCAAGCTGGCGATGGGCCGCTTGCTCCCCTCGATGGATGCTGTCGTCAGCAAGTATATGCCGCCTTACAACGAGGTCGCCCAGTTCCTGGTCGCTTACGCCCTCGATGGTGCCCCGGCGCATACGCACCCGATTCTGAAAGAAGGCACCGCCACGTTTCTCGGCGGCCGCTGGGGTCGGTCTGAGCCGGTGCTCGCCTCGCTCGGCTCCTATCTCTATCTCAACGATCTGACCACGCTCGATACCCTGATGACCAGCGCAACCTTCTACTCGTTTGAGGCCAACCCCGATTTCGCCTATCCGCTGGCCGGTTTACTTTGCGAATATCTCTGGAATCAACTCGGCCGCGCTTCTTACCTCGACCTGTATCGCAAATTCTCCGGCACCGCCGGCTTTGTCGATTCACTCTCCGTCGACCAGACGAAAGCGATGATCGCCGCCGCCGCCGGCAAGAGCTGGTCTGCTCTCGAATCCGACTTCAAGACT from Candidatus Zixiibacteriota bacterium includes these protein-coding regions:
- the bcp gene encoding thioredoxin-dependent thiol peroxidase — translated: MLEVGDKVPAFTLEQTDGARVRSADWKDQTVVLYFYPKDDTPGCTRQACSLRDGYAKLKHSGVAVYGISPDTVASHQKFTEKFSLPFPLLADPDHAVAEKFGVWVEKNMYGKKSMGIARTTFIIRGCKIVDIIKKVDTENHAQQVLEHLPGK
- a CDS encoding Rieske 2Fe-2S domain-containing protein, encoding MADFVEICPVGDIPATEPLTLEVDGIPIAIGRVGDKFYAIEDRCPHQGSSFDGGEIEDDILTCPLHGWRTNLVTGQSLDVPSLHVKTFPVEIRDGKVYLKLD